The following are from one region of the Microbacterium paraoxydans genome:
- a CDS encoding RluA family pseudouridine synthase has translation MESRSLPVPDGLDGTRVDAALAKLLGFSRTFAAEVAASGGVRLDGVTLDKSDRLRGGAWLDVEWEPKEGPKIVPIAVPELGIVYDDDDIVVVDKPTGVAAHPSLGWEGPTVVGALAAAGFRVATSGAPERQGVVHRLDVGTSGLMVVAKSESAYTALKRAFKERTVEKIYHAVVQGHPDPLVGTIDAPIGRHPNHSWKFAVVPDGKPSVTHYETLEAFPGASLLEIHLETGRTHQIRVHMAAHRHPCVGDPLYGADPTLSARLGLTRQWLHAHQLAFAHPTTGEWVQFASPYPEDFQHALDVLRGE, from the coding sequence GTGGAGTCGCGTTCGCTGCCCGTCCCGGACGGGCTCGACGGTACGCGGGTCGATGCCGCCCTCGCCAAGCTCCTCGGGTTCTCGCGGACCTTCGCGGCGGAGGTGGCCGCATCCGGCGGCGTCCGCCTGGACGGCGTCACCCTCGACAAGTCGGACCGCCTGCGCGGCGGTGCGTGGCTGGACGTCGAGTGGGAGCCGAAGGAGGGGCCGAAGATCGTGCCCATCGCGGTGCCCGAACTCGGGATCGTTTACGACGACGATGACATCGTCGTGGTGGACAAGCCGACCGGGGTCGCTGCCCACCCCTCGCTCGGGTGGGAGGGACCCACGGTCGTCGGCGCTCTCGCCGCCGCCGGGTTCCGCGTCGCCACCAGCGGCGCGCCGGAGCGTCAAGGCGTCGTGCACCGGCTGGACGTCGGGACGAGCGGGCTCATGGTCGTCGCCAAGAGCGAGTCCGCGTACACGGCCCTCAAGCGCGCGTTCAAGGAGCGCACGGTCGAGAAGATCTATCACGCGGTGGTGCAGGGGCATCCGGACCCGCTCGTGGGCACGATCGATGCGCCGATCGGTCGGCACCCGAACCACTCCTGGAAGTTCGCCGTCGTCCCGGACGGGAAGCCCTCCGTGACACACTACGAGACGCTCGAGGCGTTTCCCGGTGCCTCTCTGCTCGAGATCCATCTGGAGACGGGTCGTACGCACCAGATCCGCGTGCACATGGCGGCGCACCGGCACCCGTGCGTCGGGGACCCGCTCTACGGCGCCGATCCGACGCTCTCCGCCCGCCTCGGACTCACGCGGCAGTGGCTGCACGCGCATCAGCTGGCATTCGCCCATCCGACGACGGGGGAGTGGGTGCAGTTCGCCTCGCCCTATCCGGAGGACTTCCAGCACGCGTTGGACGTGCTGCGCGGGGAATAG
- the lspA gene encoding signal peptidase II, giving the protein MSGRRPLRRSAAGAIVAILAAVVLAADQFVKYLTIENLPLHEAVPVLGEFLQLYYVRNPGAAFSLGSGVTWIFTIALAVVAGVIVWKAFGLRSRLWAVVLGCLLGGVLGNLSDRLFRAPGFPVGEVVDMISMPWMMPAIFNVADIFIVTGMISVALLVVFGLRFDGTRERDHAPIETDEDAEAAAASEER; this is encoded by the coding sequence TTGTCAGGACGTCGTCCCCTTCGTCGGTCGGCGGCCGGTGCGATCGTTGCGATTCTCGCAGCGGTCGTGCTGGCCGCCGATCAGTTTGTGAAGTACCTCACCATCGAGAATCTGCCGCTCCACGAGGCGGTCCCGGTCCTCGGAGAGTTCCTGCAGCTCTACTACGTGCGCAACCCCGGTGCGGCGTTCTCCCTCGGCTCGGGCGTGACCTGGATCTTCACCATCGCCCTCGCGGTCGTCGCAGGCGTCATCGTCTGGAAGGCGTTCGGACTGCGGTCGCGTCTCTGGGCTGTCGTCCTCGGGTGCCTGCTCGGAGGGGTGCTCGGCAACCTGTCGGACCGTCTCTTCCGGGCCCCCGGCTTCCCGGTCGGGGAAGTGGTGGACATGATCTCCATGCCGTGGATGATGCCGGCGATCTTCAACGTCGCCGACATCTTCATCGTCACCGGGATGATCTCGGTGGCTCTGCTCGTCGTCTTCGGGCTGCGGTTCGACGGCACGCGAGAGCGAGACCACGCCCCGATCGAGACCGACGAGGACGCCGAGGCGGCTGCGGCGTCCGAGGAGCGCTGA
- a CDS encoding DivIVA domain-containing protein gives MALTPDDVVTKQFQHVRFKDGFDPDEVDDFLDEIVIEWRKALEENAELKAKLAAYESGSTPAPAAAAEPEAAAPAPAAAEAPAADAAPTGSATATAGIIELAQRLHDEHVAEGEAKRNQLISEAEAEVARIRTEAEAKQREETARLERERNTLEARITELRNFERDYRSQLRGYIEGQLRELDEKSASTDSTPVSAIGL, from the coding sequence ATGGCACTTACCCCGGATGACGTCGTCACCAAGCAGTTCCAGCACGTCCGCTTCAAGGACGGCTTCGACCCGGACGAGGTCGACGACTTCCTCGACGAGATCGTCATCGAGTGGCGCAAGGCCCTCGAGGAGAACGCCGAGCTGAAGGCGAAGCTCGCCGCTTATGAGTCGGGCTCCACGCCTGCTCCCGCCGCTGCCGCCGAGCCGGAAGCCGCTGCTCCCGCCCCGGCCGCCGCCGAGGCTCCCGCCGCCGACGCCGCACCGACCGGCTCCGCGACCGCGACCGCCGGCATCATCGAGCTCGCGCAGCGTCTGCACGACGAGCACGTGGCCGAGGGTGAGGCCAAGCGCAACCAGCTCATCTCCGAGGCCGAGGCCGAGGTCGCACGTATCCGCACGGAGGCCGAGGCGAAGCAGCGCGAGGAGACCGCACGCCTGGAGCGCGAGCGCAACACGCTGGAGGCGCGCATCACGGAGCTGCGCAACTTCGAGCGCGACTACCGCTCGCAGCTCCGCGGCTACATCGAGGGTCAGCTCCGCGAGCTCGACGAGAAGTCGGCGTCCACGGACTCCACGCCGGTCTCCGCGATCGGCCTGTAA
- a CDS encoding YggT family protein, with translation MQLVSVLASIVHLVLLVYILVLFARLILDYIPMFNREWRPKGFGLVAAEAVYTVTDPPIRFFRRIIPPLRIGQLSLDFGFALTLLVVLILMNIVRLFIR, from the coding sequence GTGCAGCTGGTCTCGGTCCTCGCCAGCATCGTTCATCTGGTGCTGCTGGTCTACATCCTCGTGCTCTTCGCGAGGCTCATCCTGGACTACATCCCGATGTTCAATCGGGAATGGCGTCCCAAGGGCTTCGGTCTCGTGGCCGCCGAGGCGGTGTACACCGTCACCGATCCGCCCATCCGGTTCTTCCGGCGGATCATCCCGCCGCTCCGTATCGGTCAGCTCTCGCTGGACTTCGGCTTCGCGCTGACCCTTCTGGTCGTCCTGATCCTCATGAACATCGTCCGGTTGTTCATCCGCTGA
- a CDS encoding cell division protein SepF, with product MGNPLKKTMVYLGLADEEEVYEEETPAPARAQREREREREEPAPAPVTPLRRPVAVRQPAAGAVNEILTVHPKQYRDAQLIAESFREGVPVIINLSQMSDADARRLIDFASGLSLGLYGRIERVTSKVFLLSPENIAVSGHGGIAHADAESAGFDHS from the coding sequence ATGGGTAACCCGCTGAAGAAGACCATGGTGTATCTCGGCCTCGCCGACGAGGAAGAGGTCTACGAAGAGGAGACGCCGGCGCCCGCCCGCGCCCAGCGTGAGCGTGAGCGTGAGCGCGAAGAGCCGGCTCCGGCTCCCGTCACGCCCCTCCGTCGTCCCGTCGCCGTCCGCCAGCCCGCAGCAGGAGCCGTGAACGAGATCCTCACCGTCCACCCGAAGCAGTACCGCGACGCCCAGCTGATCGCGGAGAGCTTCCGCGAGGGCGTCCCGGTCATCATCAACCTCTCCCAGATGAGCGACGCCGACGCGCGCCGCCTCATCGACTTCGCGAGCGGTCTCTCCCTCGGCCTCTACGGCCGGATCGAGCGGGTGACCTCCAAGGTATTCCTGCTCTCGCCGGAGAACATCGCGGTGTCCGGCCACGGGGGTATCGCGCACGCAGACGCCGAGTCTGCGGGCTTCGACCACTCGTAG
- a CDS encoding YggS family pyridoxal phosphate-dependent enzyme, with amino-acid sequence MTTPVGASAPSDLAARLSAIDEKIADAARAAGRSPEEITRIVVTKFHPASLVRDLHALGVHAVGENRQQELTAKAGELSGLDLEWHFIGQGQTNKAAAIRRSADVVHSVDRDRFADALHRAAETDEVLDVLVQVNLTEDEGRGGVAPASAVALAEHVLGLSSLRLRGVMAVAPLDEDPARAFARLHHIAADVRTVAPDATWISAGMTGDFAEAIAAGATHLRIGSAITGPRPARG; translated from the coding sequence GTGACGACACCGGTCGGCGCTTCGGCGCCATCGGACCTGGCCGCGCGGCTGTCGGCGATCGACGAGAAGATCGCCGACGCCGCGCGTGCCGCCGGGCGGTCCCCCGAGGAGATCACCCGGATCGTCGTCACCAAGTTCCACCCCGCCTCCCTGGTGCGCGATCTGCACGCTCTCGGAGTGCACGCGGTGGGGGAGAACCGGCAGCAGGAGCTCACCGCCAAGGCGGGCGAGCTCTCCGGCCTCGACCTCGAGTGGCATTTCATCGGGCAGGGGCAGACGAACAAGGCCGCGGCGATCAGGCGGAGCGCCGACGTCGTGCATTCCGTGGACCGTGACCGGTTCGCGGACGCCCTGCACCGTGCGGCCGAGACCGACGAGGTGCTCGACGTACTCGTCCAGGTGAATCTCACCGAGGATGAGGGCAGGGGAGGCGTGGCGCCGGCGTCAGCCGTGGCGCTGGCCGAGCACGTGCTCGGCCTGTCCTCGCTGCGGCTCCGTGGTGTGATGGCCGTCGCGCCCCTCGACGAGGATCCCGCGCGCGCCTTCGCCCGTCTGCACCACATCGCCGCCGACGTGCGGACCGTCGCTCCCGACGCGACGTGGATCTCCGCCGGGATGACCGGCGACTTCGCCGAGGCCATCGCCGCCGGCGCGACACACCTGCGGATCGGTTCCGCAATCACGGGACCGCGCCCCGCCCGGGGTTAA
- the ftsZ gene encoding cell division protein FtsZ: MSQNQNYLAVIKVVGVGGGGVNAVNRMIELGLRGVEFIAVNTDAQALLMSDADVKLDVGRELTRGLGAGADPEVGRRAAEDHAEEIEQALTGADMVFVTAGEGGGTGTGGAPVVARIAKSIGALTIGVVTKPFSFEGRRRQSQAEAGVAKLKEEVDTLIVVPNDRLLEISDRGISMIEAFATADQVLLAGVQGITDLITTPGLINLDFADVKSVMQGAGSALMGIGSARGADRAIKAAELAVESPLLEASIEGAHGVLLSIQGGSNLGIFEIHDAADLVKEAAHPEANIIFGTVIDDTLGDEVRVTVIAAGFDGGEPSLRLDPMVVSRPSTASLPEVALSETSEPAAEKSTPEPAPAPTAPRTPTTSIEPAFADDDIDIPEFLK; the protein is encoded by the coding sequence ATGAGCCAGAACCAGAACTACCTCGCCGTGATCAAGGTCGTCGGCGTCGGCGGTGGCGGCGTCAACGCCGTCAACCGCATGATCGAGCTCGGTCTCCGCGGAGTCGAGTTCATCGCCGTCAACACCGACGCCCAGGCGCTGCTCATGAGCGACGCCGACGTCAAGCTGGACGTGGGCCGCGAGCTCACCCGCGGTCTCGGCGCCGGTGCCGACCCCGAGGTGGGTCGTCGCGCCGCAGAGGACCACGCGGAGGAGATCGAGCAGGCCCTGACCGGTGCCGACATGGTCTTCGTCACCGCCGGAGAGGGTGGTGGCACCGGAACCGGTGGTGCTCCCGTCGTCGCCCGCATCGCCAAGTCGATCGGTGCGCTGACCATCGGTGTCGTGACGAAGCCGTTCTCCTTCGAGGGGCGTCGTCGCCAGAGCCAGGCCGAGGCGGGCGTCGCGAAGCTGAAGGAAGAGGTCGACACCCTCATCGTCGTCCCGAACGACCGTCTGCTCGAGATCAGCGACCGCGGCATCTCGATGATCGAGGCGTTCGCGACTGCCGACCAGGTCCTCCTCGCCGGTGTGCAGGGCATCACCGACCTCATCACGACCCCCGGTCTCATCAACCTGGACTTCGCCGACGTGAAGTCGGTCATGCAGGGAGCGGGATCCGCCCTGATGGGCATCGGCTCGGCCCGCGGCGCCGACCGCGCGATCAAGGCGGCGGAGCTCGCCGTCGAGTCGCCGCTGCTCGAGGCCTCGATCGAAGGCGCGCACGGTGTGCTGCTGTCGATCCAGGGTGGCTCGAACCTCGGCATCTTCGAGATCCACGACGCCGCGGACCTCGTCAAGGAGGCCGCGCACCCGGAGGCCAACATCATCTTCGGCACGGTCATCGACGACACGCTCGGCGACGAGGTGCGGGTGACCGTGATCGCCGCCGGCTTCGACGGCGGCGAGCCCTCGCTGCGGCTGGACCCGATGGTCGTCTCGCGTCCCTCCACCGCGTCCCTTCCCGAGGTGGCGCTGTCGGAGACCTCCGAGCCTGCGGCCGAGAAGAGCACGCCCGAGCCCGCCCCGGCGCCGACGGCACCGCGCACGCCGACGACGAGCATCGAGCCGGCCTTCGCCGACGACGACATCGACATCCCCGAATTCCTGAAGTGA
- a CDS encoding FtsQ-type POTRA domain-containing protein, which yields MDVWRAARARRRALRAEIRRFTQRSRRRRIVWLSALGAVALLIGGSVAAAYSPLFAVQRITVTGTTTIDPAVIEGALADQLGTPLALVDTSGVKAALLTFPLIETYALEARPPHDLTVRIVERTPIGVVESGAGFTLVDAAGVALSTTAQRPAGQPLVEVEGGVDSAAFRSAGLVVRALPADIRKTLTGVRASTADDVTLTLDSGLTVVWGSQEDSGLKALALSAALVKNPDASSIDVTSPDVAVVG from the coding sequence ATGGATGTCTGGCGCGCCGCGCGCGCCCGTCGCAGGGCGCTCCGGGCGGAGATCCGTCGGTTCACCCAGCGATCCCGCCGGCGTCGTATCGTCTGGCTGAGCGCCCTCGGGGCCGTGGCGCTGCTGATCGGGGGGAGTGTCGCCGCCGCCTACAGCCCGCTCTTCGCTGTGCAGCGCATCACGGTCACCGGCACCACGACGATCGATCCCGCGGTGATCGAAGGCGCCCTCGCGGACCAGCTCGGGACGCCGCTCGCCCTGGTCGATACGAGCGGGGTCAAGGCGGCGTTGCTGACGTTCCCGCTCATCGAGACGTATGCCCTGGAAGCACGTCCACCGCACGACCTGACCGTGCGCATCGTCGAGCGTACGCCGATCGGGGTGGTCGAGTCGGGTGCCGGCTTCACCCTCGTGGACGCAGCGGGCGTCGCTCTCTCGACGACAGCCCAGCGCCCGGCGGGGCAGCCGTTGGTGGAGGTGGAGGGCGGGGTCGACTCGGCCGCCTTCCGCAGCGCCGGGCTCGTCGTCCGAGCGCTCCCGGCGGACATCCGCAAGACACTCACCGGCGTGCGGGCCTCGACGGCGGACGACGTGACCTTGACCCTCGACTCCGGCCTCACGGTCGTGTGGGGGAGTCAGGAGGACTCGGGGTTGAAGGCGCTCGCACTCTCCGCCGCGCTCGTGAAGAACCCCGATGCCTCGTCGATCGACGTCACGTCTCCCGACGTGGCGGTCGTCGGCTGA
- the murC gene encoding UDP-N-acetylmuramate--L-alanine ligase, with amino-acid sequence MIRPDLSLPIPETITAAHFIGIGGSGMSGLAKMFLDAGIRVSGSDRADSDNLRALAAAGATVHVGHDAAHLGDADTVVHTGAIWPENPEFVTAKERGLHVIHRSQALHWLIGTRRLVSVAGAHGKTTSTGMIVTALRDLGADPHFVNGGVIEQLGTSSATGSGDLFVIEADESDGTFLLYDTAVALITNVDPDHLDHYGSDEAFHDAFVRFADAASEAVVISSDDPGALRVLAGLSHPRVLTFGQAEHADVRVSEIVTAGPVAAVVSHGGETERMQLAVPGVHNAINATGAVAVLLALGHPLRDAVRAIEGFAGTVRRLERHGEERGVTVYDDYSHHPTEVRAALEAMRSLAGSGRLIAIQQPHTYSRTQHMYQEFADVLEELADHTVMLDVYGAREDPVPGVTGELVSGAFQDASRVHFVADWQEAADYTASVAEEGDFVVTLGCGNVYQIIPQVLESLRRTDGA; translated from the coding sequence ATGATCAGACCCGACCTCTCCCTCCCCATCCCCGAGACGATCACCGCCGCGCACTTCATCGGCATCGGTGGATCCGGGATGAGCGGACTCGCCAAGATGTTCCTCGACGCGGGCATCCGCGTCTCCGGCAGCGACCGCGCCGACAGCGACAACCTGCGGGCGCTGGCCGCGGCGGGTGCGACGGTCCACGTCGGTCATGATGCCGCCCACCTCGGCGACGCCGACACGGTCGTGCACACCGGCGCCATCTGGCCGGAGAACCCCGAGTTCGTCACCGCCAAGGAGCGGGGCCTGCACGTCATCCACCGGTCTCAGGCGCTGCACTGGCTGATCGGCACGCGGCGCCTCGTCTCGGTGGCGGGTGCGCACGGCAAGACGACCTCGACGGGGATGATCGTCACCGCGTTGCGTGACCTCGGCGCCGATCCGCACTTCGTCAACGGCGGCGTCATCGAGCAGCTCGGCACGTCCAGCGCGACCGGGAGCGGCGACCTCTTCGTCATCGAGGCGGACGAGTCCGACGGCACCTTCCTCCTCTACGACACGGCTGTGGCGCTCATCACGAACGTCGACCCCGATCACCTCGACCACTACGGCTCCGACGAGGCCTTCCACGACGCCTTCGTGCGGTTCGCGGATGCCGCGTCGGAGGCGGTCGTCATCTCCAGCGACGACCCCGGCGCGCTCAGGGTCCTGGCAGGGCTGTCCCACCCGCGGGTCCTGACGTTCGGTCAGGCCGAGCACGCGGATGTCCGCGTCAGCGAGATCGTCACCGCGGGCCCCGTCGCGGCGGTCGTCTCGCACGGAGGGGAGACCGAGCGCATGCAGCTCGCGGTCCCCGGCGTGCACAACGCGATCAATGCGACGGGAGCGGTCGCCGTCCTCCTCGCGCTCGGCCACCCGCTCCGCGACGCCGTGCGCGCCATCGAGGGCTTCGCGGGAACCGTCCGTCGTCTCGAGCGCCACGGTGAGGAGCGCGGGGTCACGGTCTACGACGACTACTCCCATCACCCCACCGAGGTCCGCGCCGCGTTGGAGGCCATGCGCAGCCTGGCGGGTTCCGGCCGGCTGATCGCGATCCAGCAGCCGCACACGTACTCCCGGACGCAGCACATGTACCAGGAGTTCGCGGACGTCCTGGAGGAGCTCGCCGACCACACCGTGATGCTGGACGTCTACGGCGCCAGGGAAGACCCGGTGCCCGGCGTCACCGGTGAGCTGGTGAGCGGCGCGTTCCAGGACGCTTCCCGCGTGCACTTCGTCGCCGACTGGCAGGAGGCGGCCGACTACACGGCATCGGTCGCGGAGGAGGGCGACTTCGTCGTGACCCTCGGTTGCGGCAACGTCTACCAGATCATCCCGCAGGTGCTGGAGTCACTTCGCCGGACCGACGGGGCGTAG
- a CDS encoding UDP-N-acetylglucosamine--N-acetylmuramyl-(pentapeptide) pyrophosphoryl-undecaprenol N-acetylglucosamine transferase, with protein sequence MTSYLLAGGGTAGHVNPLLAVADALRERDPAATILVLGTAEGLESRLVPERGYELLIVDKVPFPRRPNAQAAAFPARFRRAIAQVRAHIRQHGIDVVVGFGGYASAPAYVAARRERVPFVVHEANAKPGLANVLGARAAAGVGVAFAGTPLRGSEVVGMPLRREVITLDRAAQRAEAAEYFGLDADRPVLLVFGGSLGAQRLNDALADSWRDILAAGWQLLHVTGERSDLADPGVPGYALRRYVDRMDLAFALADLIVSRSGSATVSEISALGIPALYVPYSVGNGEQRLNAGSAVAAGAAQLLDDATFDGDAVRRIVVPLLGDPDRIRRMAEAAETAGTRTGTENVVAMIDRALGAA encoded by the coding sequence GTGACTTCGTACCTCCTCGCCGGCGGTGGCACCGCCGGCCATGTCAATCCGCTGCTCGCTGTCGCCGACGCGCTGCGTGAGCGCGACCCCGCCGCGACGATCCTCGTGCTCGGCACGGCCGAAGGCCTGGAGTCCCGCCTCGTCCCCGAGCGCGGCTACGAGCTGCTCATCGTCGACAAGGTGCCGTTCCCGCGGCGCCCGAACGCGCAGGCCGCGGCGTTCCCCGCGCGGTTCCGCCGGGCGATCGCCCAGGTGCGTGCGCACATCCGGCAGCACGGCATCGACGTCGTGGTGGGCTTCGGCGGCTACGCCTCCGCACCCGCCTACGTGGCCGCGCGTCGCGAGCGCGTGCCCTTCGTCGTCCACGAGGCCAACGCGAAGCCCGGGCTGGCGAACGTGCTCGGTGCCCGTGCGGCCGCGGGCGTGGGCGTCGCGTTCGCCGGAACGCCGCTCCGCGGGAGCGAGGTGGTCGGCATGCCGCTGCGGCGCGAGGTCATCACGCTCGACCGGGCGGCACAGCGGGCCGAGGCGGCCGAGTACTTCGGACTCGATGCCGATCGTCCTGTCCTTCTCGTCTTCGGCGGCTCGCTCGGAGCGCAGCGGTTGAACGACGCCCTCGCGGACTCCTGGCGCGACATCCTCGCTGCCGGTTGGCAGCTGCTGCACGTCACCGGGGAGCGCAGCGACCTCGCCGACCCGGGAGTGCCCGGCTACGCCCTCCGCCGGTATGTCGACCGCATGGATCTCGCGTTCGCACTGGCCGACCTCATCGTGTCGCGTTCGGGATCGGCCACGGTGAGCGAGATCAGCGCGCTCGGCATCCCCGCGCTGTACGTGCCGTACTCGGTGGGCAACGGAGAGCAGCGTCTGAACGCCGGATCGGCCGTGGCCGCCGGTGCCGCGCAGCTCCTCGACGACGCGACCTTCGACGGCGACGCCGTCCGGCGGATCGTCGTGCCGCTGCTCGGCGATCCCGACCGCATCCGTCGGATGGCGGAGGCGGCGGAGACCGCGGGCACCCGCACCGGCACCGAGAACGTCGTGGCGATGATCGATCGTGCCCTCGGTGCGGCGTGA
- the ftsW gene encoding putative lipid II flippase FtsW has translation MTQVARPPRSESGGLAARVSLGRRFTPVSTEFLLIASTALLLTIFGLVMVLSATSATAVAKAQNPLDGALRQGVFALLGIPMMFLISRFPVAFLKRMAWPALFGAVALQLLVFTPLGVADGGNRNWIQVAGFQMQPSEFLKLALALWIAAVLLRKQTMLGTWHHVFIPVVPVGALAIGTVLAGKDLGTAMVLVLILLGCLFFSGVKLRLFIIPMILGVAAVLAYALSSKDRMRRITATCDDMTLYYNDCYQSIHGIWGMASGGVFGLGLGNSQEKYGWLPAAGNDFIFAIVGEELGLIGCIVVLALFTFFTVGVFHVIRKTSDPFIRVAAGGITVWIVGQAVLNVGVVIGVFPVMGVPLPFMSQGGTALLAVLIACGVLLAFARTIPVAEKQSAERGRVAR, from the coding sequence ATGACGCAGGTGGCTCGCCCTCCGCGGTCTGAGTCGGGAGGCCTCGCGGCACGGGTCTCGCTCGGACGCCGGTTCACCCCGGTGTCGACCGAGTTCCTGCTGATCGCGTCGACCGCCCTGCTCCTGACGATCTTCGGTCTCGTGATGGTGCTGTCCGCGACGAGCGCGACGGCGGTGGCCAAGGCGCAGAACCCGTTGGACGGCGCTCTCCGGCAAGGTGTGTTCGCCCTGCTCGGCATCCCGATGATGTTCCTCATCAGCCGCTTCCCCGTGGCGTTCCTCAAGCGCATGGCGTGGCCGGCGCTGTTCGGCGCCGTGGCCCTGCAGCTCCTGGTGTTCACTCCACTCGGCGTCGCCGACGGCGGAAACCGGAACTGGATCCAGGTGGCGGGCTTCCAGATGCAGCCGTCCGAGTTCCTCAAGCTGGCGCTCGCCCTGTGGATCGCCGCGGTCCTGCTGCGCAAGCAGACCATGCTCGGCACCTGGCACCACGTCTTCATACCCGTCGTCCCCGTCGGCGCGCTGGCGATCGGCACCGTGCTCGCGGGTAAGGACCTCGGCACCGCGATGGTGCTGGTCCTCATCCTCCTCGGCTGCCTCTTCTTCTCCGGGGTGAAGCTGCGGCTGTTCATCATCCCGATGATCCTGGGCGTGGCTGCTGTCCTCGCTTATGCGCTCTCCAGCAAGGACCGCATGCGGCGCATCACCGCCACCTGCGACGACATGACGCTCTATTACAACGATTGCTACCAGTCGATCCACGGCATCTGGGGCATGGCCTCCGGCGGTGTCTTCGGACTCGGCCTCGGCAACTCCCAGGAGAAGTACGGGTGGCTCCCCGCCGCCGGCAACGACTTCATCTTCGCGATCGTCGGCGAGGAGCTGGGGCTGATCGGCTGCATCGTCGTGCTCGCCCTCTTCACGTTCTTCACCGTGGGTGTCTTCCATGTCATCCGCAAGACGTCAGACCCGTTCATCCGCGTCGCGGCCGGGGGGATCACGGTGTGGATCGTGGGTCAGGCCGTGCTGAACGTCGGCGTGGTCATCGGGGTCTTCCCCGTGATGGGCGTGCCCCTTCCCTTCATGTCCCAGGGGGGGACGGCGCTCTTGGCCGTGCTCATCGCCTGCGGTGTCCTGCTGGCTTTCGCGCGGACCATCCCGGTCGCCGAGAAGCAGTCAGCCGAGCGGGGTAGGGTCGCGAGGTGA